A window from Leptothermofonsia sichuanensis E412 encodes these proteins:
- a CDS encoding ATP-binding protein — MAVDLRRFFQATNPSKTLVAGNPEDQKFYIDFSPVRGGKIIEELKDNITFFSPDEPTCVLFTGHIGCGKSTELLRLKAELEQEGFHVVYFESSEDLEMADVDIGDVLLAIAKRVSESLEQANLDPQATGFRALLAATRKVLLTEINVKAGVNLPVGKVELDTDKREVSLSAGIAELTVVAKNDQNLRDRLNQFLGPQKNKLLDAINQELLEPAIARLKQRGKKGLVVIVDNLDRIDSRAKSFGRPQQEYLFIDQSECLTRLRCHLVYTMPLALKFSNEYGMLTQRYEEPKVLPMVPLQFRDGQACGEGLALLQQMVLARAFPELKESQRLEQIPELFDSPASLERLCCISGGHVRDLLRLLNDWIKKGRQVPLSREMLEEVIRARRNEMMMPISDDEWELLRQVRQRKKVSGDQGYQTLIRSRLVFEYRDRGESWFDVNPILAEAEELQECQ; from the coding sequence ATGGCAGTTGACTTACGCCGGTTCTTTCAGGCAACTAACCCCAGTAAAACGTTAGTTGCGGGCAACCCTGAGGATCAGAAGTTTTATATTGATTTCTCTCCGGTGCGGGGTGGCAAGATTATTGAGGAGTTGAAGGATAACATTACGTTTTTCTCACCGGATGAACCGACCTGTGTGCTGTTTACGGGGCACATTGGTTGTGGCAAGTCTACGGAGTTACTGCGGCTGAAGGCAGAACTGGAGCAGGAAGGGTTTCATGTGGTCTATTTTGAGTCCAGTGAAGACCTGGAAATGGCGGATGTGGACATTGGCGATGTGCTGCTGGCGATCGCCAAACGGGTGAGTGAGAGTCTGGAACAGGCAAATCTGGATCCTCAGGCAACGGGTTTTCGGGCGTTGCTGGCGGCGACCAGAAAGGTGCTGCTGACAGAAATCAATGTGAAGGCGGGGGTGAATTTGCCGGTTGGCAAGGTTGAACTGGATACGGATAAGCGGGAAGTTTCCCTCTCGGCGGGTATTGCTGAACTGACGGTGGTAGCGAAGAATGACCAGAACCTGCGCGATCGCCTGAACCAGTTTCTTGGCCCCCAAAAGAATAAACTGCTGGATGCCATTAACCAGGAGTTGCTGGAGCCTGCGATCGCCCGGTTAAAACAGCGAGGGAAAAAGGGACTGGTGGTGATTGTCGATAACCTGGATCGGATTGACAGTCGGGCAAAATCCTTTGGGCGACCCCAGCAGGAATACCTGTTCATTGACCAGAGTGAATGTCTCACCCGACTTCGTTGCCACCTGGTCTATACCATGCCCCTGGCACTGAAGTTCTCGAATGAGTACGGCATGTTGACCCAGCGTTACGAGGAACCGAAGGTATTGCCAATGGTGCCTTTACAGTTTCGCGATGGTCAGGCGTGTGGTGAGGGACTGGCACTACTGCAACAGATGGTTCTGGCAAGGGCATTTCCTGAGCTGAAGGAAAGTCAACGATTGGAGCAGATCCCGGAGCTTTTTGACAGTCCGGCATCCCTGGAGCGGTTGTGTTGCATCAGCGGGGGGCATGTGCGGGATTTGCTGCGACTACTGAATGATTGGATTAAGAAGGGCAGGCAGGTTCCCCTGTCTCGCGAAATGCTGGAGGAGGTGATTCGTGCCCGTCGGAATGAGATGATGATGCCAATTTCCGATGATGAGTGGGAGTTACTGCGCCAGGTACGGCAGCGGAAGAAGGTGAGTGGCGATCAGGGCTACCAGACGTTGATTCGGAGTCGATTGGTGTTTGAGTATCGCGATCGCGGCGAGTCCTGGTTTGATGTCAATCCCATCCTGGCGGAGGCAGAGGAACTCCAGGAGTGCCAGTGA